In Clupea harengus chromosome 1, Ch_v2.0.2, whole genome shotgun sequence, one DNA window encodes the following:
- the LOC116223126 gene encoding V-set and transmembrane domain-containing protein 4-like, with protein MFTIVVCCQFLQRKRRLKENYHLVKSPQNSSGETVTSVVSLSPALPKKERKYKNRKFTDQQDTPPEIPAKAPIGEKMRKPKLIKVPPRNLLLPKIVEESLTYAELELVKPPPPPDAAASSHTHTRTHTHTNTHTHSSSGTVYAQILFEDQHV; from the exons atgttcaccaTCGTTGTCTGCTGTCAGTTTctacagaggaagaggagactaaaag AGAACTATCATCTAGTCAAGAGTCCCCAGAACAG CTCTGGGGAGACGGTCACCAGTGTGGTCAGTCTGTCACCTGCTCTGCctaagaaggagagaaagtacAAGAACAGAAAATTCACAGACCAGCAGGACACACCACCAGAGATACCTGCCAAag CTCCCATCGGGGAGAAGATGCGGAAACCCAAACTCATAAAAGTTCCTCCCAGGAACCTACTCCTG cctaAGATAGTGGAGGAGTCCCTCACGTATGcggagctggagctggtgaagccgccgccaccgcccgaCGCCGccgccagctcacacacacacacacgcacacacacacacacaaacacacacacacacagctcctcaggCACCGTCTACGCACAGATCCTATTTGAGGACCAGCAtgtgtaa